GCGAGGCGTCGGCTACCGGTTCCGCGTCAAGCCCAAAGTGTCGTGAAGCGGGCGCCGGCCCTCCGTTCCAGGATCGCGGGAGTTCAGGTCGCGGTGACGCTCGCAGGTCTGGTTGCGCTCTACCTGGTGCTCGGCGACCGCCTGGGGTCTTCCAGAGGGCCGTTCGTGCTCGTCGGTGCCGGCGTCCTCCTGGCGACCCTGGCTGCCTCGTCGATGGCCGCCAACTGGATCAAACAGTCGCTGGAGCTGCTGGCACGGGATCTCGCTCTTATCGCTCGTGGGCACTCGGACCGGGTCACGGCCAGCGGCCCCCAGGAGACGGTGAAGCTCTCCGAGGCCATCAACGGCATGGCCGAGGAGCTGGCCGGCGTCATCGACGAGCTGCGGTCGGAGACCGCGCTGCGGGAGCAGATCCTGGCCTCAATGCGGGAGGGAGTGGTGCTGGCCGACGGCTACGGAGAGGTGATCTACGCCAACCAGGCCGCCCATGACATGTTCGGGCGCAGTCCGCGGGATCTGCTGCCCGCCCAGCTCGAGGAGCCCGGGGAGCACGAGCTCACGATCCACCACCCCCGCAGGCGCGAGCTGAGGTCGACGTCGGTGAGGCTGGCCGACGGCCGCACCCTGGTGGTGATCCAGGACGAGACGGAACGCAAGCGGGTGGAGTCGATCCGCCGGGACTTCGTGGCCAACGCCTCCCACGAGCTCAAGACTCCGGTCGCCGGGATCATGGTCACTGCGGAGACGGTCGAGCGGGCCATCGACGAGGACATAACCCACGCCAAACGGTTCGCCGCCAACCTGGTCCGGGAGGCCCGGCGCCTGAGCGCCCTGGTACAGGATCTGCTCGACCTCGCCCGGCTGGAGAGGGGGCAGGGGGAGCGGATCAGGCTGCGCCTGGTGGGGGTGGTCGAGGAGGAGGTCGACTCGCTTCGGGAGCGCATCGAGAGAAAGGGCCTGGCGTTGACCGTCGAGCTGGACCGGGAGGTCGAGGTCCTGGGGGTGCAGGAGGACCTGGCGTTGATGGTCCGCAACCTGCTGGAGAACGCGCTCGTCTACACCGCGGAGGGTTCGATCGAGGTAACGATGGCCGACGCCGGCGAGGCATTCGAGCTGAAGGTGGCCGACACCGGCTCCGGCATCCCCACAACGGACCTGGAGCGCATCTTCGAGCGCTTCTACCGGGTGGACAAGGCCCGCAGCCGCGACACCGGAGGCACCGGCCTGGGTCTGGCGATAGTGAGGCACGTGGCCGAGAGCCACGGGGGAGTGGTGGAGGTGGCAAGCGAGTTGGGCTCCGGCTCAACCTTCACGGTACGCCTGCCGCACCCGGCATAGCCGGGGGAGCTACTCCCTGTTACAGGTGATGCCGAGCTTCTCCGGGCCCTTGTTGCAGCGGTCGTCGATGAACCCTTCGATGGCCTTGGTGTTCAACTCGTCGCACTCCTGCATGTGTCTCCAGGAGGCCAGGGCAATGGGCTTCTCTATGTCCGGGTTGGGGATGGAGATCACGCCGTCGATGAACGAGTCGGCGAAGGCGTCCACCTCGTCGATCTCTTCGTCGGAAAGATCCTTGTAGTGGATGATGATCCCGCCGTGCTCGAGGTTGTGAACCAGGGTCTCGTGGTCCGGCGCCTCACGGTAGGAGCCCCACGGGGAGGTCTGGCCGCGGTGGACACCTGAGGTGGGCGGGTTGGTCTTGTAGTCGTCGAAGGTCTCGTCGGCGCCCAGGTGGGGCTTCTCGTCCAGCTCGTCCGGGAAGGACTCGA
This genomic window from Actinomycetota bacterium contains:
- a CDS encoding ATP-binding protein, whose product is MTLAGLVALYLVLGDRLGSSRGPFVLVGAGVLLATLAASSMAANWIKQSLELLARDLALIARGHSDRVTASGPQETVKLSEAINGMAEELAGVIDELRSETALREQILASMREGVVLADGYGEVIYANQAAHDMFGRSPRDLLPAQLEEPGEHELTIHHPRRRELRSTSVRLADGRTLVVIQDETERKRVESIRRDFVANASHELKTPVAGIMVTAETVERAIDEDITHAKRFAANLVREARRLSALVQDLLDLARLERGQGERIRLRLVGVVEEEVDSLRERIERKGLALTVELDREVEVLGVQEDLALMVRNLLENALVYTAEGSIEVTMADAGEAFELKVADTGSGIPTTDLERIFERFYRVDKARSRDTGGTGLGLAIVRHVAESHGGVVEVASELGSGSTFTVRLPHPA
- a CDS encoding DUF3105 domain-containing protein, which gives rise to MAPPKKRPPQKRPAGKKPPQARKPAGAAAGAGAAKAASAPGGDAEKATSEAAENAAAGASAAQLSKSAEEKKLKREAARQERVAAARKRQQAKRRKQVLISIVLLVALGAAVFYGIQRSKGERAAFAAAADEAGCGDIESFPDELDEKPHLGADETFDDYKTNPPTSGVHRGQTSPWGSYREAPDHETLVHNLEHGGIIIHYKDLSDEEIDEVDAFADSFIDGVISIPNPDIEKPIALASWRHMQECDELNTKAIEGFIDDRCNKGPEKLGITCNRE